Genomic segment of Paenibacillus sp. FSL R5-0623:
TTCCACGGTCATGTTCAGGCGAATAATAGGCGTCTACCTTATAAGTTACCTGGGAATGAGGCACCAAGGTGCAGAATCCATGAGCAAATCCCTGAGGAACAAGCAGTTGCCGCTGGTTGTACTCACTTAGAATGACACTTTTCCATTGTCCAAAGGTTGGGGAAGATTTCCGCACATCCACAATCACATCATATATAGCCCCAGATATAACCCTCACCAGTTTAGTCTGTGCTTTGGGATGAAGCTGATAATGAAGCCCACGCAGAACTCCTGCTTCAGCTGACAAGGATTGATTGTCCTGAATAAAGACGTGTTGTATTCCCTGTTCATGCAGAACCTGCTCATTATAACTCTCCATAAAATATCCACGGTGATCACCATATACCTTGGGTTCCAATATGGCTGCGCCATCCATAAACAGCGGAATTACCTTCAATGATATCCCTCCGTTTTGCTGTTGACATCATTTCTTCATATTGACTATGTATATGTAAAGTGGCGGGTATGTGTTTGTTCATTGGCCTGTATAACCCTCATATTTACTCTTCCATAAAATAAATTAAAGCCCAGCCGCGATATCATTCTTCGGCTGGACTTCAAGGGTATGCGGTAAACCATTTATTGATCTTTTACGACCTGTTCCAAATACTTTAAGAGATCTTTCCGTAGATCCGGGCGCTGCAATGCGTAGTGAATCGATGTCTCAATAAAGCCCAACTTCTCGCCAACATCATGACGCAGTCCGTCAAAATGATATGCGAGAATCTGCCGCTGTTCATTCAATCGGGACAAGGCATCCGTAAGTTGAATTTCTCCCCCTACACCAGCAGATTGTTGACCTAGTATCTCAAAGATATCCGGTGTAAGAATATAACGTCCCATAATAGCCAGGTTGGAGGGAGAGTCTTCGGTCTTTGGTTTCTCAATTAAGCGGCGGGCGCGAAAGACACGATCATCGGTAGGGGTCAGCAACTCTCCGTCCACTATCCCATAGCGGGATACCTCGGACCAATCAACAGGCTGTACACCAACAACCGGAGATTGCAGTTCATCGTAGACATCGATCATCTGCCTCAGGCAGGGATGTTCCGCTTCCACAATATCGTCCCCTAACAGGACAGCAAAAGGCTCGTTGCCGATAAACTTGCGGGCGCACCAGATCGCGTGACCAAGTCCCTTCGGTTCCTTTTGACGGATATAATGGATATCTGCCATCTCGGAGGGTTTGCGTACTTCGTTAAGCAAGTCCCACTTCTGTTTTTCCGCCAGATTCTGCTCCAGCTCAAAAGAATAATCGAAGTGATCTTCAATGGCCCGCTTCCCTTTACCTGTCACAATAATGATATCTTCAATGCCTGAAGCTACGGCTTCTTCAATAATGTACTGGATCGTTGGCTTGTCCACGATG
This window contains:
- the rfbC gene encoding dTDP-4-dehydrorhamnose 3,5-epimerase, with amino-acid sequence MKVIPLFMDGAAILEPKVYGDHRGYFMESYNEQVLHEQGIQHVFIQDNQSLSAEAGVLRGLHYQLHPKAQTKLVRVISGAIYDVIVDVRKSSPTFGQWKSVILSEYNQRQLLVPQGFAHGFCTLVPHSQVTYKVDAYYSPEHDRGILWNDPALAIDWPVTKPILSEKDQKHPLLKDAELNFD
- the galU gene encoding UTP--glucose-1-phosphate uridylyltransferase GalU, which encodes MRIRKAIIPAAGLGTRFLPATKAMPKEMLPIVDKPTIQYIIEEAVASGIEDIIIVTGKGKRAIEDHFDYSFELEQNLAEKQKWDLLNEVRKPSEMADIHYIRQKEPKGLGHAIWCARKFIGNEPFAVLLGDDIVEAEHPCLRQMIDVYDELQSPVVGVQPVDWSEVSRYGIVDGELLTPTDDRVFRARRLIEKPKTEDSPSNLAIMGRYILTPDIFEILGQQSAGVGGEIQLTDALSRLNEQRQILAYHFDGLRHDVGEKLGFIETSIHYALQRPDLRKDLLKYLEQVVKDQ